One part of the Prochlorococcus marinus str. MIT 9313 genome encodes these proteins:
- a CDS encoding SOS response-associated peptidase, whose translation MCGCYSLTTPRDTLRKVLTPWLTNSSSSTWLKHYAPRAEIHPGEPVLALREHQRHTDVTHFLWGFLASWVKDPWRGPRPINARAETLAEKPSFRAAWRHHRCLLPSDGFYEKGQRIHRCDGEPFWLAGLWDHWIGPDGSEVETCCVITTRANALVRPLHKRMPVIVPNGLEEAWLEEGDATHLHGLESLLNPWDPHDWCVSRATKMASRTNPNQLQLF comes from the coding sequence ATGTGTGGCTGCTATAGCCTCACCACCCCAAGGGACACTCTGCGAAAGGTCCTGACGCCGTGGCTGACTAACAGCTCTTCGTCAACATGGCTAAAGCACTACGCCCCTCGCGCTGAAATCCACCCAGGCGAGCCGGTGCTCGCGCTAAGAGAGCATCAAAGACATACGGATGTAACCCATTTTCTTTGGGGCTTTTTGGCCAGCTGGGTGAAAGACCCCTGGCGAGGCCCAAGGCCAATCAACGCTCGTGCCGAAACCCTTGCGGAGAAGCCATCTTTTCGCGCAGCTTGGCGTCATCACCGCTGCCTATTACCTAGCGATGGTTTTTATGAAAAAGGGCAACGGATTCATCGTTGCGATGGTGAACCGTTCTGGCTGGCGGGGCTGTGGGATCACTGGATCGGGCCCGATGGCAGCGAAGTAGAAACCTGTTGCGTCATCACCACGCGCGCCAATGCCTTAGTGCGTCCACTGCACAAGCGGATGCCTGTCATCGTGCCAAATGGCTTAGAAGAGGCCTGGCTGGAAGAAGGGGATGCCACCCACTTGCATGGACTTGAAAGCTTGCTTAACCCCTGGGATCCACATGATTGGTGTGTGAGCCGAGCCACCAAAATGGCTTCAAGGACCAACCCAAATCAATTACAGCTTTTCTGA
- a CDS encoding peptide deformylase, giving the protein MAVKEILRMGNPQLRKVSNVVDDASDELIISLIKDLQDTVKAHQGAGLAAPQIGVPLRVVLFGGGGPNPRYPEAPSIPQTLLINPVLTPIGSDLEDGWEGCLSVPGLRGKVSRWSRIHYRALNEDGFEVEHCLEGFPARVIQHECDHLDGVLFPDRLVDSASFGFTGELETAGIIEKLSSAEQKASQQSRAD; this is encoded by the coding sequence ATGGCTGTGAAAGAAATCCTGCGTATGGGCAATCCTCAACTGAGGAAAGTGTCCAATGTCGTCGATGATGCCTCTGATGAGCTGATCATTTCACTCATCAAGGATTTACAAGACACGGTGAAGGCCCATCAAGGAGCAGGGCTCGCCGCACCCCAAATTGGTGTCCCTTTAAGAGTGGTGCTGTTTGGTGGAGGAGGCCCTAATCCTCGCTATCCCGAGGCCCCATCGATTCCACAAACACTTCTGATTAATCCTGTCTTAACACCAATCGGCTCTGATCTAGAGGATGGTTGGGAGGGGTGCTTGAGTGTGCCAGGCCTGCGGGGCAAGGTATCGCGCTGGAGTCGGATTCACTACAGGGCGCTGAATGAAGATGGTTTTGAGGTTGAGCATTGCCTTGAGGGCTTCCCAGCTAGAGTTATCCAACATGAATGTGACCACTTAGACGGGGTTTTGTTCCCCGATCGTCTTGTTGACTCTGCCTCATTTGGCTTCACAGGGGAGTTAGAAACTGCTGGCATCATTGAGAAGCTTTCCAGTGCAGAGCAAAAAGCATCACAACAGAGCAGAGCAGATTGA
- a CDS encoding alpha/beta family hydrolase, whose translation MNKLSMDPTPRLVNGSSAAPATLLLAHGAGAAMDSPFMTAMASGLAEVGWRVVRFEFSYMAKQRISGKRSPPDRMPKLKQVFLEQVESEAALRPVIIGGKSMGGRVASLLADELSAKMNVLGCICLGYPFHPLGKPQQLRTEHLAVQKTPTLILQGERDGMGRQDEVETYTLSPMVSLQWMPAGDHSFKPTRNSGLTETENWTAAVTHSSNFCKRLLSS comes from the coding sequence ATGAATAAGTTATCGATGGATCCCACTCCACGCTTGGTGAATGGTTCTAGCGCTGCACCTGCCACCCTGCTCTTAGCCCATGGGGCTGGTGCAGCAATGGATAGCCCTTTCATGACAGCGATGGCCAGTGGCTTAGCTGAAGTCGGTTGGCGAGTGGTGCGCTTTGAATTCTCATACATGGCTAAACAACGCATTAGTGGCAAACGCTCTCCCCCTGATCGAATGCCGAAATTGAAGCAAGTCTTCCTCGAGCAGGTCGAGAGCGAAGCTGCGCTTCGACCTGTAATCATTGGCGGTAAGTCGATGGGAGGCAGAGTCGCGAGTCTTCTGGCAGATGAACTCTCAGCCAAAATGAACGTACTTGGCTGCATCTGCCTGGGTTACCCCTTTCATCCCTTGGGGAAACCTCAGCAGTTGAGAACTGAACATCTTGCCGTGCAAAAGACGCCAACCTTGATTTTGCAAGGCGAACGCGATGGGATGGGGCGACAAGACGAGGTAGAAACCTACACTTTGTCGCCAATGGTCTCTTTGCAATGGATGCCTGCCGGAGATCACAGCTTCAAACCCACCCGAAACTCTGGACTCACTGAAACCGAAAACTGGACCGCAGCAGTGACTCACTCAAGTAATTTTTGCAAGAGACTGCTAAGCAGCTGA
- a CDS encoding potassium channel family protein: MTTTPRQRKHQYRERLYRLLLAFTLLLLASFAVPQFYWPAPICYSVIAILITRLLARKVKHHIWRERLYQWLGWAALLSLWFWVLTPSHWTYSGIPLIWSWIVFVSWSLIRLVKQLSREHQVSEMVLMGAAAGYLLLGISAGLVMNALYTFEPNSFALLDLPSQAITSNNHSVLNTPHKFAEINYFAFVCLTTVGFGGIKPILPAARMVSVTTSIVGPLYLTLMMGALISRFSSNSSSERINKESAPKDTQTSDHEVTTNKKDG, translated from the coding sequence TTGACTACTACACCACGGCAACGAAAACATCAATATCGAGAGAGGCTTTATCGCCTGTTGCTCGCTTTTACCCTGCTGCTATTAGCAAGCTTTGCCGTACCGCAGTTTTATTGGCCTGCTCCAATTTGCTATTCAGTCATCGCAATTCTTATCACCAGGTTGCTGGCGAGAAAAGTCAAACACCATATCTGGAGAGAAAGGCTCTATCAGTGGCTGGGATGGGCAGCATTGCTGAGCCTGTGGTTCTGGGTGCTCACGCCAAGTCACTGGACCTACAGCGGTATTCCCCTGATATGGAGCTGGATTGTGTTCGTAAGCTGGAGCTTAATTCGACTGGTGAAGCAGCTGAGTCGTGAGCACCAAGTCAGCGAAATGGTTTTGATGGGAGCAGCCGCGGGATACTTACTCTTAGGAATCAGCGCCGGGCTGGTGATGAATGCCTTGTATACGTTTGAACCCAACAGCTTTGCGCTCCTGGATTTACCCAGCCAGGCCATCACCAGCAACAATCACAGCGTACTGAATACGCCTCATAAATTTGCCGAGATCAACTACTTTGCCTTCGTGTGCCTAACCACCGTTGGCTTCGGGGGGATCAAGCCGATTCTGCCCGCAGCAAGGATGGTGAGCGTTACCACCAGCATTGTTGGCCCTCTTTATCTAACGCTGATGATGGGTGCTCTGATCAGCCGCTTTTCAAGCAACAGCAGCAGCGAGCGGATTAACAAAGAATCGGCTCCAAAAGACACTCAGACTTCAGATCATGAAGTCACGACTAATAAAAAAGATGGATAA
- the argF gene encoding ornithine carbamoyltransferase, with the protein MAVNPQGVAAVLADLKGRDFLSCADFTAEQTVALLELSRQLKSGDRRIDLGNRVLGLIFTKASTRTRVSFQVAMARLGGQTVDLNPQVTQLGRGEPLEDTARVLSRFCDVMAVRTFAQQELLDYAHWASIPVLNALTDLEHPCQAMADFLTIQEALGSLTGQTLAYVGDGNNVSHSLMLCGALLGVNVRIGCPQGFEPLPEVIDQARNLAVADARIEVMTDPVDAVRGAQALYTDVWASMGQEQEQSQREEAFRGFCLNEDLLAHADPNAIVLHCLPAHRGEEISSGVMEGEASRIFDQAENRLHVQQALLAAVLGGL; encoded by the coding sequence ATGGCTGTCAATCCCCAAGGTGTTGCAGCCGTCCTTGCAGACCTCAAGGGTCGAGACTTCCTCTCCTGTGCTGATTTCACTGCGGAGCAGACCGTTGCCTTGCTTGAGCTTTCCCGTCAGCTCAAGAGCGGGGATCGCCGCATTGATTTGGGAAATCGAGTTCTCGGATTGATTTTTACCAAGGCCTCGACGCGCACACGAGTGAGCTTTCAGGTCGCGATGGCACGCCTTGGCGGGCAAACGGTGGATCTCAATCCTCAGGTGACACAATTGGGCCGGGGCGAACCCCTTGAAGACACGGCGAGAGTGTTGAGTCGTTTCTGTGATGTGATGGCGGTGCGGACCTTTGCTCAGCAGGAACTGCTGGATTACGCCCATTGGGCTTCGATTCCGGTGCTCAATGCTTTGACTGATTTGGAGCATCCCTGTCAGGCAATGGCTGACTTCCTAACGATTCAAGAGGCTCTCGGGTCATTAACCGGCCAGACCTTGGCCTATGTGGGCGATGGAAATAACGTCTCACATTCTTTGATGCTCTGCGGCGCTCTCTTGGGGGTCAACGTTCGGATTGGCTGCCCGCAGGGATTTGAACCTCTACCTGAGGTGATTGATCAGGCCCGCAACTTGGCAGTGGCTGATGCTCGTATTGAAGTGATGACAGATCCAGTTGATGCAGTGCGAGGTGCGCAGGCTTTGTACACCGATGTTTGGGCCTCGATGGGACAGGAACAGGAACAGTCGCAGCGGGAAGAGGCCTTTCGTGGTTTCTGTCTCAATGAGGATTTGCTTGCTCATGCAGATCCCAATGCGATCGTGTTGCACTGCCTACCGGCTCATCGAGGGGAGGAGATCAGTTCAGGCGTGATGGAAGGAGAGGCCAGTCGAATCTTTGATCAAGCTGAAAATCGTTTGCATGTTCAGCAAGCTTTGCTTGCGGCCGTGCTTGGTGGTCTCTAG
- a CDS encoding 3'-5' exonuclease encodes MGAGEYKQSIDELGVGEAKQHLFGAGQLDLLPDLNAEEAVVTPSKAVTTSKAVSLPQPHAPVALPSLHREALSSLPEMLLIIDTETTGLDPKRGQCLEVGAILFHAPQRAVLAQHSFLLPVETNAAESINRIPAEVTRLDQPWRQGLDYFQALLDAADLLVAHNAGFDRQWFGKDQLPAVSKPWLCTMEDIAWPVDRQLRSRPSVRDLALAYGVPVWAAHRALTDCIYLAEVFARCKDLETLLLHGLEPRRLMRAQVSYEQRHLAKDAGFRWNDPIQGAWTRRLSDREAAKLDFQVVAIDQQEEQPLSA; translated from the coding sequence ATGGGTGCGGGAGAATACAAGCAATCGATTGATGAACTCGGCGTGGGGGAAGCAAAGCAGCATCTCTTTGGAGCTGGTCAGTTGGATCTTCTCCCAGATCTCAATGCAGAAGAGGCAGTTGTCACTCCTTCAAAAGCTGTCACTACTTCAAAGGCTGTCTCTTTACCGCAACCTCATGCACCAGTAGCACTGCCTTCTTTGCATCGAGAAGCTTTGAGCTCACTGCCAGAGATGCTGCTGATCATCGATACGGAAACCACTGGATTGGATCCGAAGCGAGGTCAATGCCTAGAGGTTGGCGCCATCCTTTTCCATGCACCGCAGCGTGCTGTGCTTGCCCAGCATTCCTTTTTGCTACCTGTGGAAACCAATGCGGCTGAATCAATCAATCGCATCCCCGCTGAGGTCACACGCTTGGATCAACCTTGGCGACAAGGGCTGGACTATTTCCAAGCCTTACTGGATGCCGCTGATCTGTTAGTTGCTCACAATGCTGGCTTCGATCGTCAGTGGTTCGGAAAGGATCAGCTTCCAGCTGTCTCCAAGCCCTGGCTGTGCACGATGGAAGACATCGCTTGGCCAGTTGATCGTCAGCTTCGTTCAAGGCCTTCTGTAAGAGATTTGGCTCTCGCTTATGGCGTGCCAGTATGGGCCGCTCATCGTGCTCTCACCGACTGCATTTATCTCGCCGAGGTGTTCGCCCGTTGCAAGGATCTCGAAACGCTCCTGCTTCATGGGCTAGAGCCAAGGCGTTTGATGCGTGCCCAGGTGTCTTATGAACAAAGACACCTGGCCAAAGATGCTGGCTTTCGTTGGAATGATCCAATTCAAGGTGCCTGGACCCGACGCTTAAGTGATCGAGAGGCCGCCAAGCTTGACTTCCAAGTGGTTGCTATTGATCAACAAGAGGAGCAGCCATTGAGTGCATAA
- the lexA gene encoding transcriptional repressor LexA, giving the protein MPLAASSPELLTSAQQELYDWLADYISSHHHSPSIRQMMQAMGLRSPAPVQSRLRHLQQKGWITWQEGQARTLQLLGGLVSGIPVLGAVAAGGLVETFDDVQERLDLAPVLETRGLFALTVNGDSMVDAYIADGDVVLMEPVPEPSRLRDGTVVSALVPGSGTTLKHFHRNGASVRLEAANTAYEPIELPADQVQVQGKLVAVWRQV; this is encoded by the coding sequence TTGCCATTGGCTGCCTCTTCTCCTGAGTTGCTTACTTCTGCCCAGCAGGAGCTTTATGACTGGTTGGCTGATTACATCAGCAGCCATCACCACAGCCCTTCGATTCGACAGATGATGCAGGCCATGGGTCTGCGCTCACCAGCGCCGGTGCAGAGCCGGCTTAGACATTTGCAGCAGAAGGGATGGATTACTTGGCAGGAAGGGCAGGCGCGTACCTTGCAGCTACTTGGTGGGTTGGTGTCCGGTATTCCCGTTTTGGGTGCAGTTGCCGCTGGTGGTTTGGTGGAGACGTTTGATGATGTTCAGGAGCGGTTAGATCTTGCACCAGTTTTGGAGACCCGTGGACTGTTTGCGCTCACCGTGAATGGTGATTCGATGGTGGATGCCTACATTGCAGATGGCGATGTGGTTCTGATGGAGCCAGTGCCTGAGCCTTCGCGGCTGCGAGATGGAACGGTGGTGAGTGCACTTGTGCCCGGAAGTGGCACCACGCTGAAGCACTTTCACCGCAACGGCGCTTCGGTGCGGCTTGAGGCTGCTAATACCGCCTATGAGCCGATTGAGCTACCAGCCGATCAGGTGCAGGTTCAGGGCAAGCTCGTGGCTGTTTGGCGTCAGGTTTGA
- the ribD gene encoding bifunctional diaminohydroxyphosphoribosylaminopyrimidine deaminase/5-amino-6-(5-phosphoribosylamino)uracil reductase RibD — translation MKVNPSASAVWLPWMRRALQLAALADGRTSPNPLVGAVVLDKAGKLVGEGFHACAGEPHAEVGALAQAGKQASGGTLLVTLEPCCHQGRTPPCTEAVIAAGLRRVVVAMQDPDPRVAGAGITRLRDAGLEVITAVLELEAAHQNRAFVHRVSTGRPWGILKWAMSLDGRTALPNGASQWISGGEARRWVHRLRGQCDAVIVGGGTVRADDPLLTSRGHSDPEPKRVVLSRSLDLPQQAQLWNTAVAQTLVAHGLEPGHEQLAHLPEGPELLALPVSEPLELLQALAQQDCNRVLWECGPGLAAAALQQGCVQELAVVVAPKLLGGLPARTPLDDLGLTSMKEVVGLASGSLQSLGADWLLQYELSKHC, via the coding sequence ATGAAGGTCAACCCCTCTGCAAGTGCTGTTTGGCTGCCATGGATGCGGCGGGCGTTGCAGTTAGCTGCTCTCGCAGATGGTCGCACCAGTCCCAATCCTCTTGTTGGGGCAGTTGTTCTAGACAAGGCTGGAAAGCTTGTGGGAGAGGGTTTTCATGCATGTGCTGGTGAGCCCCATGCGGAGGTAGGCGCTCTCGCACAAGCTGGTAAACAGGCCAGCGGTGGGACCCTGCTGGTCACCCTGGAACCCTGTTGTCATCAAGGCCGCACGCCTCCCTGCACGGAGGCCGTCATCGCTGCCGGACTTCGCCGAGTTGTGGTGGCAATGCAGGACCCAGACCCTCGTGTTGCTGGAGCCGGCATCACTCGTTTGCGTGATGCCGGGCTGGAGGTGATCACTGCTGTGTTGGAGCTCGAAGCAGCACATCAGAACCGGGCTTTTGTGCATCGGGTTTCTACTGGGCGCCCCTGGGGGATTCTCAAATGGGCGATGAGCCTCGATGGACGCACGGCTCTTCCCAATGGCGCCAGTCAGTGGATCAGTGGTGGTGAAGCGCGTCGCTGGGTGCATCGCTTACGTGGCCAATGTGATGCTGTGATCGTTGGAGGCGGCACTGTGCGTGCGGACGATCCGTTGTTGACCAGTCGTGGGCACTCTGACCCCGAACCAAAGCGGGTGGTGCTGAGTCGCAGCCTTGACTTGCCTCAACAAGCTCAGCTTTGGAACACTGCAGTGGCTCAGACCCTCGTTGCACATGGCCTAGAGCCTGGCCATGAACAGTTGGCTCATTTGCCTGAGGGGCCTGAGCTACTTGCTTTGCCTGTCTCTGAACCGCTTGAGTTGCTGCAGGCCTTAGCTCAACAAGACTGCAATCGTGTGCTGTGGGAATGCGGGCCAGGCTTAGCAGCCGCAGCATTGCAGCAAGGCTGTGTTCAAGAATTGGCGGTGGTGGTGGCTCCCAAGCTGTTGGGTGGCTTGCCGGCGAGAACACCACTTGATGATCTTGGCCTCACAAGCATGAAAGAGGTTGTTGGGCTCGCGTCTGGCTCATTGCAGTCGTTGGGGGCTGACTGGCTCTTGCAATATGAGCTTTCTAAGCATTGCTGA
- a CDS encoding peroxiredoxin, translating into MALQVGDKAPAIDLVDQNGNKRRSNDLKGKVLVLFFYPKDDTPGCTAEACSFRDNYSVFENLGSEVWGVSGDDDISHRQFAERHGLPYALLSDKDNTLRRAFEVPRTLGMLPSRVTYVIDGQGTIRHIFNNLLDGPAHMREACRVVEEIKKKR; encoded by the coding sequence ATGGCCCTTCAAGTTGGTGATAAGGCTCCTGCCATTGATCTGGTTGATCAAAATGGCAACAAGCGGCGGAGTAATGATCTCAAAGGCAAAGTACTCGTGTTGTTTTTCTATCCCAAGGACGACACTCCTGGATGTACAGCCGAAGCTTGTAGCTTTCGAGACAATTACTCAGTTTTTGAGAACCTCGGTTCTGAAGTCTGGGGGGTGAGTGGAGACGATGACATTAGTCATCGGCAATTTGCAGAACGACATGGCCTGCCCTATGCATTACTGAGCGACAAGGACAACACACTGCGGCGAGCCTTTGAAGTTCCTCGCACCCTTGGGATGCTGCCAAGCCGAGTTACTTACGTGATTGATGGCCAAGGAACAATCCGCCATATTTTTAATAATCTCCTCGATGGTCCTGCTCATATGCGTGAGGCATGCCGTGTCGTGGAGGAAATCAAAAAGAAACGATGA
- a CDS encoding DUF3987 domain-containing protein: MTDLQSVVDHHSTIPDEAIRDAAKSIRVAQGRQRFSFDNLLPSDLARAVEMVTEVLPADALTSVFTLLCGYSGLLKLGTKVSPDGRYWVPANLYVGLVGPSGLTKSPIQKALISDPSRQLQQEEKARYDLLLKVWEDSEPQDREKHPARRCPLHQKEFSPEALGMWLQFYEQAGLGVLLTRAELSGMLRSLEADTRRGRGTAEAQFLE, from the coding sequence ATGACTGATCTGCAGTCGGTGGTAGACCATCACTCCACCATCCCGGACGAGGCGATCAGGGATGCCGCCAAGAGCATCCGGGTCGCTCAGGGCCGCCAGCGATTCAGCTTCGACAACCTCCTGCCGTCCGATCTAGCGAGGGCCGTGGAGATGGTGACGGAGGTGCTGCCTGCCGATGCGCTGACCTCCGTGTTTACGCTGCTCTGCGGTTACAGCGGCCTGCTCAAGCTCGGCACCAAGGTGTCGCCGGATGGTCGCTATTGGGTCCCCGCCAACCTGTACGTCGGGCTAGTGGGGCCAAGCGGTTTGACCAAGAGTCCAATCCAGAAGGCCCTCATCTCCGATCCATCCCGGCAGCTTCAGCAGGAAGAGAAGGCTCGGTATGACCTGCTGCTGAAGGTATGGGAGGACTCCGAACCACAAGACAGGGAGAAACATCCTGCCCGCCGGTGCCCACTGCATCAGAAGGAGTTCTCCCCGGAGGCGCTCGGGATGTGGCTGCAGTTCTACGAGCAGGCTGGCCTTGGTGTTCTGCTGACCCGCGCTGAATTGAGCGGGATGCTGCGGTCGCTGGAGGCTGACACCAGGCGCGGCAGGGGTACCGCTGAGGCTCAATTTTTAGAGTAG
- the ftsH gene encoding ATP-dependent zinc metalloprotease FtsH → MAIREDDNKPNRRFGIVNLVLIGFGVLLLFSSFLPNPAAQVPRVPYSLFIDQVDDGAVKRAFITQDQIRYELANPEEGAPSLLATTPIFDMDLPQRLESKGVEFAAAPPKKPNVFSTILSWVVPPLIFILVLQFFARRSMGGGGAQGALSFTKSKAKVYVPDEESRVTFADVAGVDEAKDELTEIVDFLKTPERYTDIGARIPKGVLLVGPPGTGKTLLSKAVAGEAEVPFFIISGSEFVELFVGAGAARVRDLFEQAKKKAPCIIFIDELDAIGKSRSGSMGVVGGNDEREQTLNQLLTEMDGFSSTDKPVIVLAATNQPEVLDAALLRPGRFDRQVLVDRPDLSGRKTILEIYVKKVKLAEGVDLDRIAQATSGFAGADLANVVNEAALLAARGKRKEVELQDLNEAIERVVAGLEKKSRVLQDDEKKVVAYHEVGHAIVGHLMPGGSKVAKISIVPRGMSALGYTLQLPTEERFLNSKQDLEGQIATLLGGRSAEEIVFGKITTGAANDLQRATDLAEQMVGTYGMSDILGPLAYDKQGGGRFLGGNNNPRRVVSDATAQAIDKEVRSLVDQGHESALSILRHNLALLETIAQKILEKEVIEGDELIQMLDSSSLPRGVVIA, encoded by the coding sequence ATGGCGATCCGTGAGGATGACAACAAACCGAATCGACGCTTTGGCATCGTCAATTTGGTGTTGATCGGTTTCGGTGTTTTGTTGCTTTTCAGCAGCTTCTTACCCAATCCTGCTGCACAGGTGCCGAGGGTTCCCTACTCACTATTTATTGATCAGGTTGACGATGGCGCCGTGAAGCGGGCATTCATCACTCAGGATCAGATCCGATACGAACTGGCCAATCCTGAGGAGGGAGCACCTTCGTTGCTGGCCACTACGCCGATCTTCGATATGGATCTGCCCCAACGCTTGGAAAGCAAAGGAGTTGAATTTGCAGCAGCGCCGCCGAAGAAGCCCAATGTTTTCTCCACCATCCTCAGCTGGGTTGTTCCTCCGCTGATCTTCATCCTTGTACTGCAGTTTTTTGCCAGGCGTTCGATGGGTGGTGGTGGTGCCCAGGGCGCTCTTAGTTTCACGAAGAGCAAGGCGAAGGTTTATGTGCCTGATGAAGAGTCACGAGTCACCTTTGCCGATGTGGCAGGGGTCGATGAGGCAAAAGATGAGCTCACTGAGATCGTTGATTTTCTCAAAACACCTGAGCGATATACAGACATAGGTGCTCGCATTCCTAAGGGTGTACTGCTTGTGGGCCCGCCTGGTACAGGTAAGACCTTGCTCTCCAAGGCTGTTGCTGGGGAGGCAGAGGTTCCCTTTTTCATTATTTCTGGTTCGGAGTTTGTCGAGCTGTTTGTCGGCGCTGGTGCAGCCCGCGTGAGGGACCTGTTTGAGCAGGCTAAGAAGAAGGCTCCTTGCATCATCTTCATCGATGAACTTGATGCCATCGGTAAAAGTCGTTCTGGCTCAATGGGTGTCGTAGGAGGCAACGATGAGCGTGAGCAGACCCTTAACCAGCTGCTCACGGAAATGGATGGCTTCTCGTCCACAGATAAGCCCGTCATCGTGTTGGCTGCGACCAACCAGCCCGAGGTCCTTGATGCGGCCCTCCTACGGCCAGGTCGTTTTGACCGACAGGTCCTTGTGGATCGCCCAGACCTCTCTGGCCGCAAGACGATTCTCGAGATCTATGTCAAGAAAGTGAAATTGGCCGAAGGGGTTGATTTAGACCGCATCGCTCAGGCGACCAGCGGTTTTGCTGGAGCTGATCTAGCCAATGTGGTGAACGAAGCGGCCCTGTTGGCAGCTCGTGGTAAACGAAAAGAGGTAGAGCTGCAGGATCTCAACGAAGCGATCGAGCGTGTTGTGGCAGGCCTTGAGAAGAAGAGCCGAGTGCTCCAGGATGATGAGAAGAAGGTTGTGGCCTATCACGAGGTGGGGCACGCCATCGTTGGACACCTGATGCCTGGAGGTAGCAAGGTCGCCAAGATTTCAATCGTGCCAAGGGGGATGAGTGCTCTTGGTTACACCTTGCAGTTACCTACTGAGGAGCGTTTCCTCAATTCCAAGCAAGACCTTGAAGGTCAGATTGCCACCTTGTTAGGAGGGCGTTCAGCAGAAGAAATCGTGTTTGGCAAGATCACCACTGGTGCTGCTAATGATCTACAGCGCGCTACTGACCTTGCTGAGCAGATGGTGGGGACTTATGGGATGAGCGATATTTTGGGCCCTCTGGCTTATGACAAGCAAGGTGGGGGGCGTTTCCTTGGTGGTAACAACAATCCACGCCGAGTTGTGAGTGATGCCACTGCTCAGGCCATCGATAAGGAGGTGAGGAGTTTGGTGGATCAAGGTCATGAGAGTGCCCTTTCGATTCTTCGGCATAACCTCGCCTTGCTGGAGACCATCGCCCAGAAGATCCTCGAAAAGGAAGTGATCGAAGGCGATGAGCTGATACAGATGCTTGATTCCAGTTCTCTCCCTAGAGGTGTTGTTATTGCCTGA
- a CDS encoding DUF3122 domain-containing protein, which produces MSSAGSSASHRWPGLFMLKRALACFFVAVVLLLLSPSLAQAQVLTNESDESSLFVRSFETLRDLDYHSWQVVAYRQGPLGGPVVLRIVGYPGKVRLNHPTALLVHAGRRDWALDDITMASPQLAKDGREAAAEFDLNPLLDDLTNNRPLRLQLAGVFTELPVPPYVVGEWRSLPQASQ; this is translated from the coding sequence ATGTCCAGCGCAGGGAGTTCTGCATCGCATCGATGGCCTGGCCTTTTCATGCTGAAGAGGGCTTTGGCTTGCTTCTTTGTGGCTGTTGTGCTGTTGCTGCTCAGCCCATCTCTTGCCCAGGCGCAGGTGTTGACCAATGAAAGTGATGAAAGTTCTTTATTTGTACGCAGCTTTGAGACCCTGCGTGACCTCGATTATCACAGTTGGCAGGTGGTGGCTTACCGCCAGGGCCCGCTAGGTGGGCCAGTGGTGTTGAGGATTGTTGGTTATCCCGGCAAGGTTCGTCTCAATCATCCAACCGCACTGCTTGTGCATGCCGGTCGCCGCGACTGGGCCTTGGATGACATCACAATGGCCAGTCCGCAATTGGCGAAGGATGGCCGTGAAGCGGCAGCAGAATTCGATCTCAACCCTTTGCTGGATGATTTAACCAACAATCGCCCACTGCGCTTGCAGCTCGCCGGTGTGTTTACTGAACTGCCTGTGCCTCCTTATGTCGTCGGCGAGTGGCGTTCATTGCCGCAGGCTTCTCAATAG